From Carya illinoinensis cultivar Pawnee chromosome 5, C.illinoinensisPawnee_v1, whole genome shotgun sequence, one genomic window encodes:
- the LOC122311084 gene encoding putative pentatricopeptide repeat-containing protein At5g13230, mitochondrial, protein MVRLLWHRTLPNCINFARHCGKSNSRVCLPRRYFSAQGGQLTRQCTSSVEPPCSEFNLHAYTAMLQDCIQNGDPIPGKVLHCDVLKRGDCLDLFGYNVLLNMYVKFELFYDAVNLFEEMPERNTVAFVTLIQGYALSLRFLEGVELFVRLQREGHELNPFVFSAILKLLVSMGWGELGWTVHACIFKLGYDSDEFVGTALIDAYSVCGNVANSRAVFNGIACKDMVSWSGMVACYSENDCFEEAVEAFSQMRIIGFKPNNFTFAGVLKACLGLETFNAGKSVHGLALKTRYEQDLYVGVALLELYTKSGAIDDAGRAFEEIPKKDVIPWSFMIARFAQSGRSTEALDLFSQMRQAFVVPNQFTFASVLQACATMEGLELGKQIHSHVLKVGLFSDVFVSNALMDVYAKCGRTDNSLDLFLESPNRNSVTWNTMIVGYVQSGDGEKALKLFLNMLEYQVLATEVTYSCVLRACASLTALDTGVQIHSLTVKTVYDMNIVVGNALIDMYAKCGSIKDARLVFDGLNERDEVSWNAMISGYSMHGLGREALKVFELMQKSKCKPNQLTFVGVLSACSNAGLLDQGQAYFSSMVHDYSIEPCIEHYTCMVWLLGRSGHLDKSIKLIEQIPFEPSVMVWRALLGACVIHNNVELGRISAQRVLEMEPEDEATHVLLSNMYAAAKRWENMAFVRKKMKMKGLRKEPGLSWIENLGIIHYFTVGDTSHPDMKLINGMLESLNVKTRKAGYVPNHNAVLLDVDDDEKERLLWLHSERLALSYGLIKMPSGRPIRIIKNLRICVDCHAAMKLISKVVQRDIIVRDMNRFHHFQDGNCSCCDYW, encoded by the coding sequence ATGGTCCGATTGCTTTGGCATCGGACTCTGCCGAATTGTATAAATTTCGCAAGGCATTGTGGAAAATCCAACAGTCGGGTATGCCTGCCTCGACGTTATTTCTCTGCCCAAGGGGGCCAGTTGACCCGACAATGCACGAGTTCTGTGGAGCCGCCGTGCTCAGAGTTCAACCTTCACGCGTACACTGCTATGCTTCAAGATTGTATCCAAAACGGTGACCCAATTCCAGGGAAGGTTCTCCACTGTGATGTTCTGAAAAGAGGTGACTGTTTGGACTTATTCGGTTACAACGTTCTACTGAACATGTATGTGAAATTTGAGTTGTTCTATGATGCTGTTAATCTTTTCGAAGAAATGCCTGAGAGAAACACGGTCGCGTTTGTGACGTTAATTCAGGGATATGCTCTGTCGTTGCGATTCCTTGAGGGGGTGGAGTTGTTTGTTAGGTTACAAAGAGAGGGTCACGAGCTTAATCCTTTCGTTTTTTCTGCGATTTTGAAGTTGCTCGTGAGTATGGGATGGGGTGAGCTAGGATGGACCGTTCATGCTTGTATTTTTAAGCTTGGTTATGACTCTGATGAATTTGTTGGGACTGCTCTTATCGATGCCTACTCTGTTTGTGGGAACGTTGCTAATTCTAGAGCTGTTTTCAATGGAATTGCCTGTAAGGATATGGTTTCTTGGAGTGGGATGGTCGCTTGTTATTCTGAGAATGATTGTTTTGAAGAGGCAGTAGAAGCCTTTTCTCAAATGAGAATAATTGGGTTTAAGccaaacaattttacttttgctGGAGTGCTCAAGGCCTGTCTTGGACTTGAGACCTTTAATGCGGGGAAGAGTGTTCATGGGCTTGCGTTGAAAACTCGCTATGAACAGGATCTTTATGTAGGTGTTGCATTACTTGAACTGTACACCAAGTCCGGGGCAATTGATGATGCTGGGCGAGCATTTGAGGAGATCCCAAAAAAAGATGTAATCCCTTGGAGTTTCATGATTGCACGTTTTGCTCAAAGTGGTCGAAGCACCGAAGCTCTGGATCTGTTTTCTCAAATGAGACAAGCTTTTGTTGTCCCAAATCAATTTACATTTGCTAGTGTGCTGCAAGCTTGTGCAACCATGGAAGGTTTAGAATTGGGGAAGCAAATACATTCGCATGTACTCAAAGTTGGTCTCTTCTCAGATGTGTTTGTATCCAATGCCCTTATGGATGTATATGCTAAATGTGGAAGGACGGATAACTCGTTGGAtctatttttagaatcaccAAATAGAAACTCTGTTACTTGGAACACTATGATTGTTGGCTACGTGCAGTCAGGTGATGGGGAGAAGGCACTGAAGTTATTTCTAAATATGCTTGAATACCAAGTGCTGGCAACGGAAGTGACATACTCTTGTGTACTTCGTGCTTGTGCTAGTCTAACAGCCTTGGATACAGGAGTTCAAATTCATTCCTTGACAGTCAAAACTGTTTATGACATGAATATAGTGGTTGGTAATGCTTTGATAGATATGTACGCCAAGTGTGGCAGCATTAAAGATGCCCGCTTAGTATTTGACGGTTTGAATGAACGAGATGAAGTTTCATGGAATGCTATGATCTCGGGGTATTCTATGCATGGCTTGGGGAGGGAGGCTCTAAAAGTTTTTGAATTGATGCAGAAAAGCAAGTGTAAACCAAACCAATTAACTTTTGTTGGTGTTCTATCAGCATGTAGCAATGCAGGGCTGTTAGATCAAGGACAAGCTTATTTTAGCTCTATGGTACATGATTATAGCATTGAACCATGTATTGAGCACTATACTTGTATGGTCTGGCTTCTAGGCAGATCAGGTCATCTTGATAAGTCTATCAAGTTGATTGAGCAAATCCCATTTGAGCCTAGTGTCATGGTCTGGCGTGCTTTGCTTGGAGCTTGCGTTATCCATAACAATGTTGAGCTTGGAAGAATTTCTGCACAGCGCGTGCTTGAGATGGAACCAGAAGATGAGGCAACCCACGTGTTATTGTCAAATATGTATGCTGCTGCAAAGAGGTGGGAAAACATGGCTTTTgttaggaaaaaaatgaaaatgaaaggacTAAGGAAGGAACCAGGCCTAAGTTGGATTGAGAACCTCGGAATAATTCATTATTTCACTGTTGGAGATACTTCACATCCTGACATGAAGCTGATTAATGGGATGCTGGAATCATTGAATGTGAAAACCAGGAAGGCAGGATATGTTCCTAATCATAATGCAGTTTTGCTTGATGTGGATGATGATGAAAAGGAGCGTCTCTTGTGGTTACACAGTGAGAGACTAGCACTTTCTTATGGGCTAATTAAAATGCCATCTGGAAGGCCAATTCGCATCATTAAAAATCTCAGAATTTGTGTGGATTGTCATGCTGCAATGAAGTTAATATCCAAGGTTGTGCAGCGAGATATTATTGTAAGAGATATGAATCGGTTTCATCATTTCCAGGATGGAAATTGCTCTTGTTGTGATTACTGGTGA